CCAGCATAGTTTGGGCATGCCTCAAGTGCAATTATATGGCATTAATCTAAGTAAAATCTTTCCGGTTTTTTCGAtggaatttaaataaaaaatctcaCATAATAATGTGAAACTTAATTGCCAAAATGGTGCAGTCCTGATGTTTGTCATGTGTGAAGATTATATGACAGAAATGTTTGTTTGATCAAATTGtaccttttttttctctcattttatctAACAAAAAAGAAGATGGTTTGGTGGGGAGTCACCATTGGAGGTGTTGGCAGTGGTTCTCATTGAATGAATGAGCCAGCATCACCATGCACAAAGCTCCAAAATCAGTCATAAATAATTGCACCACATCTTGCAACTGCAAGTTTCACCCCTACCTGACAACTGCTACATGGTTGTCTTGTAATCCATATTTAGTGTTTTATGTTTCCATCAACATAGTAAAGAAGAATTGGTGTTGATATTGCAGTGTCCTTATCTTCATGGAGTTATTAttatgatagcaccatgctcaacAACTTCTCTTGGGTTAGtgtttgagagggacattctagcaATTGTGGCAGGTTAAAGGATCTTCTTGAACCAACTCTGATCAGATTCTTGTGAACTAGAAATGATTGGTGGGGTCATTTtattcttctttcctttctatgattatttcttgaattcaaagagcaATGTTTTAGCATTGGGaattttctgttttctttttctctttggagtGATTTTGATGTGTATGTATATTTttgtaaggtttttttttttaaatctaaaaaagttTTCATTATATTAAAAGGTGTCAAACTTGAAATTTATTACTTATGCAATAATGTACTAATCAATCCAAATATTTTAACCCATATATGTCTTAAGATTCTAAAATAGCATATTTCCATTATTAATCTTGTATATATATCTTCAAATAGTAAAATACTTCATatatttcattttcattaaatgtCAATATCGAAAACTTAGATTATTCACTTGTGGCCATGGTTGATATTAATTTGTTGAGTTAAGATGTACATAAAAACATAAAATATCTCTAATGTTTTTAATATCATAATTGGCTCctaaagaatattaaaaataataagtcTCTCAAACCATATTAATGAAAGCAATATTTTATGGCTGATCATTTATTGATATTTTGGCTGTGATCTACTTAGAAATGCTAATTTCAAATCTAAACCATCATGCATTGATCTGACAAAGTCGAAATTGTAGAGAGATCTAGTGGTCAATTTAGATTTAATTTTCATACCTAAAATATtgatatgatgatgatatgtCAACCCATTTATCAAAAGGTTGAGTGCTTAAAACTTCATCCAATATATTTTCAAATGTGTTGATTAGTTTAATCGGAAAAAACATCGATAGAGCAAAGTCGTGACTCAAATCTCATCttcgtaaaaaaataaaaataaaaataaaaatgtatgaTGATTCACTTTCCTTACTATTTTAAGAAATGTATATACTAATGTTATTATTTACTCTAATAAGATATTGATAATGTCAATTTTTGAGTGGGtcaaaaataatcatatataccAACTTAGTCAAGGATGAGACAAAGCTTTTAAATGAGAGGATGGGGATATTTTGAGCATCCAAGATGGTTTTCACTACCTATGATAAGAAGTATAACTCAtgtgaaaaatcaataaaaaaaaaagtttaagcaAATTATTGAGGAAAAATAAAGAAAGTAAATATGGCATTCATGCATAGataacaaaatatttttattttattattcatggaGACATCTCGGTCATTAACATATTATACATTCATATAATTGAAGCTTCGAATATAATTATAAATGGAATATATTTATGAAGAATTTATGAAACAATAATTAGCAATTAATCtataatatttacatttatattatatatatatatatatatatatatgtatatatgtaagtaTGTATGTATGGTATTTTATTGCCATAGTAACTATGGATGAGTTGAATGATTGAGTGCCCCAACCAGAGAGAGTAATAATAAGCTTACAAACATCGGTGCGACGCCAACACCGCGCTCGTTGTAATTATTGCCATTTGATCGCTTCTGTTCTCGATTCATTCCCTCTCACCCGGAGAGCGAAGACCCACCCTCCTCTTTCCTGATAGGAATCCACGAACAAGGACTAACAGGTGGACTGTCAGAGTAACCCCCAGCGCTGCAGCTGCGGCAGAGCAATCATCACCTGCTCCGTCTCCAGAGCTCTGATTTGATTAGCGGAAGCATCATCCTTCGATGAAGCCGGAGAGCCCTCGGCGTCTGGTTTGCTGAAAGGTTAATCTTTGCCCTCCCTTTTGACGGCCCGTAGAGTGAAAATACTTGCTTTGATCGGGTACTGCTTGTTGTGACGGTGTTTGACTTCGATCGTTTCGTTTTTCTCCCCCTGTTGAAATCGGAGACGAACCACGTAATGCTTGAAAGGAAGCAAAATGCCAACTTTTTCTTTCGTTGTATGTCTTTCTTTGGTCATCCTGTCCTCGTGAGCACTATAAATGAAACCCCCAAGGTCAAAGGTTTGATCTTTTGTTGATTTGCTGCTTCCAACTCTCGGTTTCCATGGTCGAACTGCGTTTCTGTGGAATCTCTTGATCTGTTCATAGTCAACGTCTTCTTTCCCTTACGGTCTTGTTCATCGAGCTCCTCCTGTCAAAATTCGCTCCTTTTTGCCCGGATTGGATACCGTAGCTGCTGAACTTCCCATTCTAAGGTGGAATTTGGGCATGTGATTGCAGGAGTTTGGTTGTATCGGAGGTGAAATGGCTGCTGTGTTGGTCCCTGGTGTTCTCCTCAAGCTCCTCCGGCACATGAACGCTGATGCGAAAGTTGGCGTTGAGCATTGCTCATCTGTCCTCCAGGTCGTCAGCATTGTCCCTGCTCTTGCCGGTGGAGAGCTGTATCCGAACCAGGGATTCTACCTCAGGGTGTCTGATTCCTCCCATGCTACCTTTGTCTCCTTACCTGATGAGCAAGTGGACCTCATCTTGAGTGATGAAATCCAACTAGGCCAATTCATCCATGTCGACCGCCTCGAGGCAGCCTCCCCTGTGCCAATTCTTAGAGGTGTCATGCCTCTCCCTGGTCGTCATCCTTTTGTTGGCAACCCTCAAGATCTTGTGGCCACTTGTTCCTCGGGGTTGCTTGGCAGCGAGAAATCAAAGGTGTCTCATGGCTGTAGTGGCAATGCAAATGATGATCTACTATCTGCAAAGGAGAAGAACAAGTCTGGGAAATTGGAGGACGTTTCCAAAGTTGTGGTGGTGGAAAAGAAGAAGTCGTCATTCAGTCGATCGAGCTCTTCCCTGTCAAAACAATTGACTAGTAGTGATGTGGAGAAGAAGGAAGTCCACCATGTGAGGTCAAGATCATTGAATCTGAGGTCAGTCCCTTCATCTCCATCGGACTGTTTCCCGTCACCTGTGTCCGAGAAGCTCCACTCTGAAGTTACGCAGCAGGCAAAGGTTAATGTGCCAGAGAAGACTTCACCTTCAAGGTTTGGATTGTTGGGGAGGGCAGCTTCTGTTTTAAAAGCAACCACAGCTGGTAGGAAATCATCTGCCGGGACTTTGATTGGAAATTTGGTTCCAGCTTTCAAGTCAGGATCAAAGGTTCTGAGGAAGAGCTGGGAAGAGAACATGGAGTTAAAGGATAGGGATAATTCTACTCCTAGGGCAACAAAGAAAGAGATCAAACCTGAAACCCGAAGCATTTCTGTAAGAAGCCGATACTTCAGATCTTCTTTATGCATGATAATTAGCAGCTGCTAGCTTTATGTAATTCATTTAGCTTCTTTATATCTATGTCAAAATCTAGGAGCAGCATTTTGCTGATAGTCTTGTTGATCCTTCTTATTCGATATTAGAATTCTTTGAAAACTTTTGAAATGAGAACATCATTCTTGGGTTCTTATTAGCATCTTCTATTTTTGCACTGTCAGATACAATTTCGATTGCACATTCATGATGTACCTTTTCATTTTGAAGTTCTATGTTATATGTCATTATGGAAATACTGATTTTTCACTAGTTTTTTTGTACTTAGGCTTGCCATGGAACTATTATCTTTAAGAGCAAGAATTTATGAGGATGCAAAGAAGTCATGGTTGCACATAGAATAGTAAATTGAGTAATAAAACAAATCAATGCAATGATGACATTAGAATAAATGGTTGATTATGTAGCATAATAACTGATTATGTCAATGCCAATTTCTATCCAATTATCAATCCACATAAGGAatataaaaaagataataaataaaaGTAATTGCAACTATGCTGCAGTGTATCAGAAAATCTATAATTTTCCATTATGCCCTGCAGGCTCCCCGAAAAAACACACTCACAACTGAGAGGCTGTCACATAAAGAGGACAGCAAGGTTCAGACTACCGGAAAGAAAGGCAAAGTTGATGCTGATCTGGAAGATCATGATAAGTCGATTAAGCAACAGCCTGCTGTAAAGAAAACTTCAGTTTCCTCATGTAATCTAACCCCTGAAAGCTCATCTACATTTGTCCCCAGTAATGTTTCTTGGGCATCACTTCCATCTTCTCTAGCAAAACTTGGAAAGGTACTGTTTGTGTCATCATGTACAAGCATGCAGAAAAGCATCTCTTTCCATTTCTTTGTCCATCGATTCAATTATATTCTTCTATGTTAGCTCACGGTTAGGTTCTTTGATCAAACAAATATAATTTGACACATAAGTGTATCTAGATCTTTTATTGGcatcttttctttttgttctttgttttctttgttaACTTTGTGGTACTCATTCTAGGAAGTACTGGAGTATCGAGATGCTGCACAACGAGCTGCTATTGAGGCCTTGCAGGAAGCTTCTGCTGCAGAGACCCTGATTCAGTGTATGAGGTACATGGCTTTCCATGAATATAGGGCATAATCTATCCTAGTATCTTGAACTCTATCGAACTTGCTTTTAGAATTGGTTTATGCTTTAATCACAGTAATTCAAATTAGTTCGCGACTCAATAAATTGTCGATCATTTGTTCGGCTTTCCAGTCATCTCTAATTTCAAATTTTGCTATATTCTTGGAGGTTAATGCCTACCCCTAAGAGATGTCCCATTGCAATTTGGGTTTCACATGGCATAACATGGCCTGTAAGCATATCATCTTAGATAGCATCTAATATTCTAAAAGGCAATCATGTAATGCAGGTGATTAATGTGCATAAATCTGTTACATAAAAGTAGGACAAATCAAGAACTCTGAAATAAAAAACTacacaattaaaaaaaaagtcaagGTGATGATTATGGATTATTGTATAGACGTATGTGATTAACATACCATCGTTGACTATGTTTTATTCCATAAAATTAATATGAAATCATGAGCTGCATATGCAATGTAATCCTTTCTTTCAGAATCCTAGATTTATTAGAATCCATAAACTATTTATCTCTCTGCCCCAGAATTGTCATGCTTTTCTTTAATTGTTTGTCCTTTTTGAGCAGAAACTGTGAATATCTATTTGTTCTCGAGTTATTCAATGAACTGAATGGCAGAGAAGGGTGTCATGAACATGCTGCTATTTTACATTTTAAATACTAGTCAGAAGCTCAGATTTAACTAACTTTCATTAATGTAATTGAAGAGCAAAACAATATGTCATGATGTAGGCATAACTCACTAAAACCTTTCTTTTTTACAAAGAGAGACAGAAAATGATTACAAGTAATGCCCCCATCAATCGGAGCAATCCTGTTGAGTCCAGCAAAACTCATTTAAGACTACTATAGTTTGATATACATCAAGTAGAGTAGGtacttttttatgccaaatgatACCACTAATGCTGACAGTGCAATGTTCAAGAGAAAGATCCTTTTAGTTTGTAGAGAAGATGGAGAACACCTTTGATTGTTCTGAACAGTGGGCCTTCTTGACCAAACTTACTACTGTGTTGATCACAGTAAGATCCTGACTCTGACAAATCTCTGCATTATTGGACTGAGTACCTATGCTCTGACATTACTGCCtcttgtttcttgtttctttttaCTTGATAACAGtttgaatcaaatttgtttagccACTCTGAttataacatcacaaatcaatattAGTGTATGTGGAGATACCATGTCAACTCTGAAGTTATTAGAAAAGTATTTACTATTTAGGAAGCTAAACTGCAAAGAATCAAAGGTAGATAAaaatggtcacttgattcaaaaGTAATTAGAAAGCTACTAGCCAAGTTTAGTAGTTGGCTAAATGCAGTCTTTTGAGTAGTCAGAGAAGTCGAACATCCTAAAAGGCCTGTGGACATACATAACCAATACTAATTGAATTGCTAAAACTCATGTGAAGTAAATAGCACTACCATGCCTCTGGTGCTAATCTGGCACAAGAAATTTGCCCAAAGGCTTGTTGATGAGATTTTGTCATCATAAAGCTTCAAAAACCACAGAATTTTTCCTTTAACACTGTGTTGGATGACATTGAAGGGAGACACAAGAATGTGCTTCTTATGTCAGAATAAAATGTCAGTGACAGATCTCCAACCCATATTTacttttctctctttctctccctctctctcttagtAGATGAAATGTTCATGAGATGCTCTCTTTAGAATCATAGCAATGCAATAACTTGCAACAAATGTTTCCAATTAATAAATCTTCAGTACAGGATTTGTAGTCTGATTTGAATTGTGTGGCAAATTTTGTGTACCAAATGTCAACTAATATGTAACTATTATGACATTTGGCATTTGGAACTTGATATCTAATACAAGTGAATATATGTATATTAGCAAGCAACCTCTACTTGCAGAGGAATCATAGATAACAACATTGAGAAAGTGAGATTAATCAAATCATAACCATTAATAACAAATGCTTCCCATTTTGGAATCATGTGATCCTTTTTATTTCagaatatttgtatttattataattcaaaaaaatatttctttcctctcttctttCATGGTTTAATTGTCTTACCTGTTTTGAGCAGCATGTACGCCGAGTTACGATCCTCCGCGGAGGATGATAACCCGCAACAGGCAGTGGAGCAGTTCTTCGCACTATTCGGTACCCTCACCCGCGCCGGCCTCGTCGCTGACTCCCTCTTCAAACTCGCTGTAACCTCACCGACCGACCCGCTGGGTGGTGACCCGACCATGGAGGAGGCTCTCCGCGTCTCCGGGgtccaccggaagctcgccgctgCTTGGATCCACACCGCCATCGCCACCGACCTCTCCGCGTTCTCCCTCTACGGCCCCGGCGCTTCTCCTTCGAAGCATCGGGGGACAACGGTCTCGGTGGTCCTCGAAGCCCCGCGCAAACCCGCATCCCCTTTAAAGCCCACGTCTTCCTCCACTTCGTCCGCCCCCACCGCCGTTTCTCAGATCAAGCAGCGCTCCTCGGCTTCGATCCAGAAGCCCCGGGCGCCTCCGCCGCTCCCCCCGCCGCGAGAGTGGGTGAGCGGGCAAGGCGTGGCGGAGGTGGCGGCGGTCGGGCGAGCGCTGAGGCGGGAGGTGAGGGGGTGGTTCCTAGGGTTCGTGGAGCGGTTCTTGGACGCCGACGCGGCGGCCGCGGACGGGCCACGCGACCGCGACCTGGTGGCGGGGACGCTGTCGCAGCTGAAGAGGGTGAACGACTGGCTAGACGGCGTCGGGGAGAGGGGCGGCGACGGGATGGCGGAGGACGGCGGCGTTCCACCGGAGACGATCGAGCGGTTGAGGAGGAAGATCTTCGACTACCTCATCGCGCACGTCGAGTCGGCCGCCGTGGCGCTGGGCGGTGGCCGACATGGCgtgccggcgtcgtcgtcatcgcGCACCTCGTCCGTGCACGAATCACGGAGCGCGAACAGGTAGTAAATTGCAACGGGTCACGTGGAGCGATGCTAAGCAATCTTAATTCGTCTTTGGTGTCTGAAGGCCGTCAGCTGATACAATCACTGGAGGGCAAGTGGCCGTCCACAATATGAagatatgtatattttgttgctCAATATCCTATTTATTTTCCACcccaaaaaatatattagatattaTTAACACTCTTCCGACATCCACCTGTATAGCTCACAAATAAGATTGGTTTTTTGAGAGAGTTGATGATGACAAAAAAATGTATCTGAATGAACGAATTGTAGCCAAAGATTCTGatcatattaaatattattattattatgctcGTGTCTTCCTATGTTAGTCTATAATTATGTATATGCTGAAATAAATAAAACCGTATTTAAAGTTCGATCCGCAACGGGTGACCCTATTGGTCGGCACACGGTGAGGTATCTCAAAAGCCACGTTGCCCCACCCAATTGGTCCGCGAGATCGTCGCTTTCGCGGGGGCATCGAGCGCCCTGGTCCGTCGGATCGGAATCCAAAAGTCATTCTCACGCCATCCTTCACCCACTCGCCAAATCTCCCACGATTCTCCCGGAGAGATCGGACACCTGTCGTCCGATCCCGATCGAACCGTCGAAACTAAGATATTCCCATTCGTCGAACAATGACCCAGACATCCAACCATCCGGCCGGGTGATCACCATCCGTCCGATCGATCGGGTGATCACCGTGATGAACGACTGAGATCATCTGGGGACACCTGGTCCCCTCGTAATTATGCTGAATTGTGACAGTATAAATAAATATCACGTTGGCTACCAATTACAACAACGACATTTACATCTCACTAatcgctctcgctctcgctctcgcccGCGCCCGCTGTTACAGGTTGGGGCTCTCTGCCGATCAaatctctcctcctccttcccagtTCCGATCCAATCTgggcaatctctctctctctctctctctcggtactTTAGGTAGATTGTGATCTACAAACTAAATATTGTGTTTCTTCTTTTAATATCGAGTGCCGGCCCTTGCTTGTGGAATGATGTTTCTTGATCTTCTGGTTGAGCGTCATTAACCGGCGATTCATCACGGTTTCAGAAGACATTGGCTTGTTCCTATGATCTTTTTTATTTGAGTACTGTCCGCAGTAGGTGGGAGAGGTTTTGCTCTTCTTAGATTTGGGGTTCAAACGAGTTCTTTAGACGGTAATAAAGTGGTTCTTCTGGTGTATTATTTGGTTGAAGGATCTTTTTGTCTCTTGTTCGCAATTGATGTAACGGTTTAGAGGAAATTTTGAGTTATCCATCTTTAAATCCTTGTGAGAACGTTGGTTTCGATTTTATGTATGATTTGATTAATGCGATGTTGTTAAAGTTACCCCGTTGATCCTATTCACGATTTTGTAATTTTAATCGAATTTGACATTGCAGTTAGAACAAGAGATCAGAGTTCTGATGTGATCTTTAAGGATTTACATAGATCTCTTATAATCTTCAAGTATATGGAATAACATTGTAGAGATGCATGTTGATTACATTTTCTTTCGGCATGAATCAAATaataatttcatttgaaactgCCTCTGAAAAGGTAACGTATGTATTGGCACATTGTATTCATCACTTCCCTTGCATGGTAATAATTCCTTGattttctttttgtgattttAAAAGTTGTGGCATAGTATCAAGTCTGGTTTACAATCCAAACAGAtggaaacaaagaagaaaaagccaaaagaaaaaaaaaaaaaagagaacgatTACATATAATTTTATGTCTGTCATTTTACTAGGTTACCTACACCGATAAGAGCATTAAGAGTGAGAAAATCTAAGATGTGCTGCAACTCCAAATTTTCAATCAGTCTTTATTCacttttttcagatttttttaataGCAATTGAATGGTGATGATGCCACTCTAATCCTAGTGTTTTAACGAATTGGGTTTTGTTCCACAAGTCCCCATGAGTAGCAGTTGACTGAGCAAAATTACCATAATATTAATTGGCGTTGAATTTTCCAATGCTTTAGAATATTTCTCTGGTATATGGTTATGGAACTTGTGATATGTCAGTCAAAGTTTATTATAAAACCATGCGacctttattatttttaaattttcttttcttttctagcCTATTAAATTTAGTCTAATACAACAATTGAGCCAAAATTTTCAACCTAATTTGTAAAGCTTCAACCTGACCAGGTTGACCGAATCAAGATGTCTGAGAATGGTAACATGAAAAGAATGAAGGATCCACTATTGAGCGATCCACATTCCAGGGCAGATGACCTTTTGGTATGTTTTGGTTTTTTAAATATAGTTAATATTTTGGTTGTTGATTACAGAGTATTTGAATGTTTTTTCAATATCAACAGTTGTCTTGCTACTATTCATTTTATCTCTCAACATCATGCTATCCACTGTTATCGTTGATATTAACTTGACTTGGGATTATCTTATCCTTTAGGTAAACCATGATAATGGACAACCTCCCTCGTTAACATGGCAGAGGAAAGTAAATGACAAGGGCCACCAATTGTCTGAATTCACTCTAACCATGCGAGAGAAGCTAAAACTGGTATTGCTGTTGctgaatcttcttcttttttaatgGTACGGCTAATCATGATTCAGTGGAAATAAGATATTTCACAAGTAATTTGAAGAGGTTTGGTTATGATATTGGGTTCTGAACTAGGAACTTGTTCCCATTGCCAAGTTTTTGTTGTTTAGGTCATAGACTGGAAACCTAACAATTTAGATGTGCTGAGTGGACAAAATGGGGCATGACATTTTAATTTTAGTCGAAATTATTACAAATTATCATTTTGTCTTTCTGAATCTTGATGCCTGTTTTAACTGATGAAACATTATATTTCCTTTTCTTCTGTTAAGTTGTCCATTTAGTTCTAAGTAGCACCATAGTCCACAGACAAGTATGAGTTTCTGCCATTTGTGTCCTTTTAAGTTAAATGTTCACATTCAAAGTACATATTGTTTAGGAAAAGAAGCTTTAATATGTGTGGGTAAGGATCTTAGTTTAGATTTATATAGAGCAAAAATATCCTTTTGTTGCTTGTTTCTGTGATAAACGACAAAGCAGAAAGTGTATCTTAAGGAAACTGTATAGAGTATCTAAAGATTCCGAAAAAAAAGATGATCTTGAAAAGAACACTAATCAAATGCAAGCTTAGTTATGCTTTTTAATGGAGTGCAGAAAATAATTAACGATAATGGTGAAAGAAAACATTGTATACAATGTCCAGTTAAAGATTTGGAATAAATCAGTGTAGCTGTTATAATTAAATTAGGTTTAGCTATGACATTGAAGGTTGTGATGGGAGGAAAAGTTTCAATTAAACATGAATATAGTTAACCATAGAAAGAATGAAGAAAAATTTACCCCCTTGCAGGTGGACCTTTAGTGGAAGCTTGATTGTCACAAATTAAAGCCAATGTCAATACGCCTTCACAGTTCATACTATCTATTATCAGTTGAGACATGACAGCACGAGAGAAGGAAAAAAGTGCATGGAGGACTTTCTTAACCATAATGATATCATATATATGCTATTTTTGTGCAGAAGAAATGGCACATAAACATGTATGTTTGATAAGATTTTTACTAACCAAAACATGAGGTTGCTGATCAGTGATTTTACCAAGTTAGTTGTGTCTGTCACTACTTTAACTTTAATATTGTCTTTGCTTTGACAGCATCCATTTCACAGTTCCtatttagatgtttcactttatgtTGGGTAACAAATTGAGATGTTTCGCTGGATAATGCCTTTCCTGCTAGGTGAAACTCCTAACAGCTTTCGATCACATATTACGATTCTACTTGTTGTATCATATAATACAAGAAAGCTTGAAGTTCATTTACAATTTCATCTCGTTAGCTACATCTGAAGCGTTTAAAGCTTTGAATTCATATCTCAGAAGTTGAATATTTCTTATTTGACTCTCTATACAGTAATAAACAAAATATTTGTTATTTTTGTGGCAACAAATATCCAATTAAAATTCTGCTTAAATGAAGTATTTTTCTAATGAAGTTTGTCATTTTGATGGTCCTATTTGATCTTAGTTTCACTTTGGATGGACTTTACTGCTTTTGCATTACTTATATCATCTAGTTACCAGGAATTTGGTAGGCCACTTGTTTTCATGCTCCTATGATTACATGCAAAACTCTGTCTCTTGATGTCAGATTCAGCAGTATCTTTTCTTTTCTGGACTATCACTTAGAAACATGCAAATAACTCTGATGTTTTTGGGCCATTATTCATTATGACAGATTAGCCATGCAGGTTCACAGAAACTTGTTCTCTTGTCAGATTACTTGTTATATGGTTTATGCAGGCTCCACTGGGTATTCGACTTGGAAGACAAATTGTTGAAGACATTGCAAGAGGACAGGTGAATAATATGATTACATTTGTTccatgcaaatttatatcataCCATCGTTTCAACATTGTTGTCTTTTAGCATAATTTTTGGGAATGATATTTGGCTTTAGGTTGCGGTGATTGACCCTCTGAAGAAGCACATTGGTATGTCCTGCCAGGGTGTTCCTCTTGGTGGCATTGGGTACTTCTCTATTTTGCAGGTTAACATGCTTTTATGAGGAACAGTTTGTTTCTAAAATGTTATGGAAATTTCTTGGATCTTTCATGCAATTTGGACTCTATATTCTAACTTTGCTAATGCAGGGTTAGTACAACCTATAGGTAAACCTTAAAACACTAACAATGAGATTGAATGCAATGACTCTTCCAACTAATTATGCTACAAGAGATTATGCAATATATTTAAGATAGGAATATATGAGAACAACTGAAGTAAATAAATGGTAAAACTGAATATAACACTACTAATTTACTCAAGGTCTCAAGTGCGATTCCAGGCAATAATAGTATTATAGATAAGCAAGCTAGAAATGTACCTATCAGTATCTTATTTCATTTGAAGTCACATAAATATAACATTCTACCAATACTTGAAGCCAAGGTTTAGAAAATCTAGGTCTGATATAGATACTAGTCAGTGGCCGAATCAGTATGGTTTGGGTACAGATTGACATACTAACAGTCAAGCTGATACTGCTCAGATcagagagaagagggagagaagagTGGAGGAGGCGTTGGAGGATGAAGAGGCATGCTGGTAGAAAAAGGAGGAAATAGTGATGACCTGGATGAGGAGACTGCAGCAACATGGCAGGGAAGAGGAGGCAACAGCAGAGAAGGGGAGAAAGAGAGAGCATGTGAGAGAAAGCAAATGTGACAGAGAGATGACTACAGGTACCAATAGTAGGCATACTGTCTGGTACAATTTGGTACCAGGTGGCTTATCGCCTGGTAAGCTTACTAGGCAGTATAATCCACAATGCACTGAACTGGCACAAAAGTGCTCGGTTCATATTTTGGTTGACTGTTGAACTGATAAGTATTGGTCCATACCCACTGTTACAGACAGTATTTTAAACCTTGCTTAGAGTAGCTTGTTGTTTCGAGGTAAATGGAGTTTCATTTGATGTTAGGAAGCAAAGAATGGATTAACTTTATAGAATGGTTATCATGGCAGGTTGTGGTGTTTGGTTGTTCATTTAATAACAACATCATCAAGTCTATGTGTTTATCATTTTTCTCCAGTTATGCTGGGCAGTGCATTTAGCACTTGTTATAAAGCTAGCACTAAAGTCCGATTAGATACCAATTGATAACAATATTTGGTAGTTTCAAATAATGGCCAAACTAGTATATACCAGTCAATATTTACTGGCTTGACCAAGGACTGGTACAGAACCATATAGTTGGATAATATAGGCTGTTTACTGCTTGGTATACTATTGAATATTAACACCTTGCTTTGTACTACTTTAGTGCATAAGacctttttgttcttcaagttaatTCTATTCCATTCTATAAGAG
This genomic stretch from Musa acuminata AAA Group cultivar baxijiao chromosome BXJ3-9, Cavendish_Baxijiao_AAA, whole genome shotgun sequence harbors:
- the LOC135650134 gene encoding uncharacterized protein LOC135650134, whose protein sequence is MAAVLVPGVLLKLLRHMNADAKVGVEHCSSVLQVVSIVPALAGGELYPNQGFYLRVSDSSHATFVSLPDEQVDLILSDEIQLGQFIHVDRLEAASPVPILRGVMPLPGRHPFVGNPQDLVATCSSGLLGSEKSKVSHGCSGNANDDLLSAKEKNKSGKLEDVSKVVVVEKKKSSFSRSSSSLSKQLTSSDVEKKEVHHVRSRSLNLRSVPSSPSDCFPSPVSEKLHSEVTQQAKVNVPEKTSPSRFGLLGRAASVLKATTAGRKSSAGTLIGNLVPAFKSGSKVLRKSWEENMELKDRDNSTPRATKKEIKPETRSISAPRKNTLTTERLSHKEDSKVQTTGKKGKVDADLEDHDKSIKQQPAVKKTSVSSCNLTPESSSTFVPSNVSWASLPSSLAKLGKEVLEYRDAAQRAAIEALQEASAAETLIQCMSMYAELRSSAEDDNPQQAVEQFFALFGTLTRAGLVADSLFKLAVTSPTDPLGGDPTMEEALRVSGVHRKLAAAWIHTAIATDLSAFSLYGPGASPSKHRGTTVSVVLEAPRKPASPLKPTSSSTSSAPTAVSQIKQRSSASIQKPRAPPPLPPPREWVSGQGVAEVAAVGRALRREVRGWFLGFVERFLDADAAAADGPRDRDLVAGTLSQLKRVNDWLDGVGERGGDGMAEDGGVPPETIERLRRKIFDYLIAHVESAAVALGGGRHGVPASSSSRTSSVHESRSANR